The following are encoded in a window of Candidatus Babeliales bacterium genomic DNA:
- the rplI gene encoding 50S ribosomal protein L9: MEVYLRQDIEKIGLAGEIIKVGDGFARNFLIPQGLAIEITSHNKGQYLSKIRKVENRKEVVASQTSMLAEKLSTIAVTLKRKMHDNGQLYGSINASEIVDALAEKGICITKSQVEFDKSLKSKGSFKVIIKLTSKLKSAVTVTIIAE, encoded by the coding sequence ATCTACGTCAAGATATCGAAAAAATAGGACTAGCTGGAGAAATTATCAAAGTCGGTGATGGTTTTGCGCGTAATTTTCTTATTCCGCAGGGATTAGCAATAGAAATTACATCTCATAATAAAGGCCAATATCTTTCTAAAATTCGTAAAGTTGAAAATCGTAAGGAAGTAGTAGCGTCTCAAACATCTATGCTTGCAGAGAAATTAAGCACTATTGCAGTGACTTTAAAACGCAAAATGCACGACAACGGCCAGCTATATGGGTCTATTAATGCATCAGAAATAGTTGATGCTTTAGCAGAAAAGGGCATTTGTATTACCAAAAGTCAAGTAGAATTTGATAAATCGCTCAAATCAAAAGGATCTTTTAAAGTAATTATTAAATTAACGAGCAAACTAAAGTCAGCTGTAACCGTAACAATTATAGCTGAATAA